The Phycisphaerales bacterium AB-hyl4 genome contains a region encoding:
- a CDS encoding YceI family protein, translating into MQTLTLLITAGIVTVTLSTCISTGVPTPAATEPTDEQDTNEQVSETTFALAEGSAIRLAGSATIGSWDCAGYQAESTFTPGAKIDTFHEVIDHIQARLRDGDEVDPDHAAVTLDHDPIATIQVRIDSLGCGNSAMERDMQGALKADDHPDIHYELDRVVGVTWSLSSETNRPVLHVATEGYVSLAGERQAVEMDVRIERVDEHRFTVLGSKKLDMRDFDVKPPSALFGLIRADPAVTVIFDLIVEPQRSDAVDSSQTAARN; encoded by the coding sequence ATGCAGACCTTAACGCTACTGATCACCGCCGGGATCGTCACCGTCACGCTTAGCACATGCATCTCGACCGGCGTACCCACCCCCGCCGCGACCGAGCCCACCGACGAGCAGGACACGAACGAACAAGTCAGTGAGACAACTTTTGCACTGGCCGAGGGCAGCGCCATCCGTCTGGCGGGCAGCGCGACCATCGGCTCCTGGGATTGCGCCGGTTATCAGGCCGAATCAACTTTCACGCCGGGTGCGAAGATCGACACGTTTCATGAGGTCATCGATCACATTCAGGCACGGCTACGCGACGGCGACGAGGTCGACCCCGACCATGCAGCCGTGACGCTCGATCACGATCCGATCGCGACGATCCAAGTGCGCATTGATTCATTGGGCTGCGGGAACTCAGCCATGGAACGCGACATGCAGGGCGCGCTCAAGGCCGACGATCATCCCGACATTCACTACGAACTTGACCGCGTCGTCGGCGTCACGTGGTCGCTGTCGTCGGAAACGAATCGCCCCGTCCTCCACGTCGCCACGGAAGGCTATGTCTCGCTCGCAGGCGAACGACAAGCCGTTGAAATGGATGTGCGGATCGAGCGCGTTGATGAGCACCGCTTCACCGTGCTCGGCAGCAAGAAACTGGACATGCGGGATTTCGACGTGAAACCTCCCTCCGCATTGTTCGGGCTGATCCGCGCCGACCCTGCCGTGACGGTAATCTTTGACCTGATCGTCGAACCCCAGCGAAGTGATGCTGTCGACAGTTCACAAACGGCCGCGCGGAATTAG
- a CDS encoding ABC transporter permease: MRWLPWEYAVRNMGRSPLRLALMVGGSALVVLLVLTAAGFVRGMNSSLQTSGSPDNVIILAAGSEESVERSEISAGVVSVIGSSVAGLRSTAGVDYVSPEIHLDARLHHEPDDERPLPVALRGVTPEALLVHRQVRLVHGHWPEAGQDQVLVGRYALHRLDLPEGEAVLGRTLYFDGRPWTVTGVLASPGSAIDSEVWVPLDVLQTATRRQTLSCVIITLGEAELVDVELFATRRLDLEIVAMSEPAYYAQVATFYRPIQLMTLATAGLIGIGGLFGGLNTLYAAFAARVREFATLQTLGFSRRAILLSLVQEAVLATTAGGLLAAAVALLALDGLAVRFAMGTVGLQIDSLVLAIGLVTALGLGLVGALPPAIACLRLPITTALKAV, encoded by the coding sequence ATGCGGTGGCTGCCTTGGGAATATGCCGTGCGGAACATGGGTCGGTCGCCGTTGCGACTGGCGCTGATGGTCGGCGGCAGTGCGCTGGTGGTGCTGCTGGTGCTCACGGCGGCGGGGTTCGTGCGCGGCATGAACAGCAGCCTTCAGACCAGCGGTTCGCCGGACAACGTGATCATCCTCGCCGCCGGCAGCGAGGAGAGCGTGGAGCGCAGCGAAATTTCCGCCGGGGTTGTGAGCGTGATCGGCTCCAGCGTAGCCGGCCTCCGCAGCACGGCGGGCGTCGATTATGTGTCGCCTGAGATTCACCTTGACGCACGCCTGCACCACGAGCCCGACGACGAGCGTCCGCTGCCGGTGGCGTTGCGTGGTGTGACGCCCGAGGCGCTGCTGGTGCATCGGCAGGTGCGCCTGGTGCATGGGCACTGGCCGGAGGCGGGGCAAGATCAGGTTCTCGTTGGCCGGTATGCCCTGCATCGACTTGATCTGCCTGAAGGCGAGGCTGTGCTGGGCCGAACGCTTTACTTTGACGGTCGGCCGTGGACGGTCACGGGCGTGCTTGCCTCGCCCGGCAGCGCGATCGACTCCGAGGTGTGGGTGCCGTTGGATGTGCTTCAGACCGCTACGCGCAGGCAGACGCTCTCGTGCGTGATCATCACACTCGGCGAAGCGGAACTGGTCGACGTGGAACTGTTCGCCACCCGCCGGCTGGACCTGGAGATCGTCGCGATGAGCGAGCCGGCCTACTACGCGCAAGTCGCAACGTTCTACCGGCCCATCCAACTCATGACGCTCGCCACGGCCGGGCTCATCGGCATCGGCGGGCTGTTCGGCGGGCTCAACACGCTGTACGCCGCCTTCGCGGCGCGCGTGCGTGAGTTCGCCACGCTCCAGACGTTGGGCTTTTCACGCCGAGCCATCCTGCTGAGCCTCGTGCAGGAGGCGGTGCTGGCCACCACGGCCGGCGGGTTGCTCGCGGCAGCGGTGGCGCTCCTGGCGCTCGACGGCCTGGCGGTGCGCTTCGCCATGGGCACAGTCGGCCTGCAGATCGATTCACTGGTGCTGGCGATCGGGCTGGTGACGGCCCTTGGCCTCGGACTCGTCGGTGCGCTGCCGCCGGCGATCGCCTGTTTGCGTCTTCCCATCACCACCGCGCTGAAGGCAGTATGA
- a CDS encoding heavy metal translocating P-type ATPase, with protein sequence MPEHSKNEHHPDEHAEHAAERHAGHGSHEGHDHSGHDKHAGHSVAMFRNKFWVCLVLTIPALIWEPMLQDWFGYTAPQFPGSRFIPAIFGMSVFFYGGWVFLQGAYRELADRLPGMMTLIALAICVAFLYSLAVELGYEGHALWWELATLVTIMLLGHWIEMRSIFQAQGALKELAKLLPDTAVRISDDDQTEEVPVDQLNDGDMLLIRPGASIPADGEVKSGKSSVNEAMITGESKPVTKHEGESVIAGTVNGEGSLRVAVTGTGDKTALAGIMRLVEQAQSSRSRAQALADRAAFYLTFVAIAAGVATFIAWLAFGAELDFTITRVVTVLVIACPHALGLAVPLVVAISTTLGARNGLLVRDRRGLEEARKLDAVVFDKTGTLTLGEHRVIDTVAVANVDADDTLRLAAAVERDSEHPIARALLASAKERELTVPGAQDFQAIAGHGVQATVDGRELKVGGPALLRKFDVQPDEALREAADRFGESGQAAIYLVEGEQALAVFAVADAIREESYEAVKRLHDNGIEVAMLTGDSEAVANAVAKELGIDTVFAQVLPEQKAEKIKELQAQGKRVAMVGDGVNDAPALVTADIGIAIGAGTDVAVEAGDVVLVRSDPRDVPRIVALSRASYRKMVQNLWWAAGYNIVAIPLAAGVLAWAGILLAPAVGAILMSASTVIVAINAQLLRRVEL encoded by the coding sequence ATGCCTGAGCATTCCAAGAACGAGCATCATCCGGACGAGCACGCTGAGCACGCGGCGGAACGGCACGCGGGGCATGGCAGCCACGAAGGCCACGATCACAGCGGGCACGACAAGCACGCGGGGCACAGCGTGGCGATGTTCCGCAACAAGTTCTGGGTCTGCCTGGTGCTGACGATCCCGGCGCTGATCTGGGAGCCGATGCTGCAAGACTGGTTTGGCTACACCGCGCCGCAGTTCCCCGGCTCACGTTTCATCCCCGCCATCTTCGGCATGAGCGTCTTTTTCTATGGCGGCTGGGTGTTCCTGCAAGGGGCGTACCGCGAACTGGCGGACCGGCTGCCGGGCATGATGACGCTGATCGCGCTGGCGATCTGCGTCGCCTTTCTCTACAGCCTGGCGGTGGAACTGGGCTACGAAGGCCACGCGCTGTGGTGGGAGCTGGCCACGCTGGTGACGATCATGCTGCTGGGCCATTGGATCGAGATGCGCTCGATCTTCCAGGCCCAGGGGGCGCTGAAGGAACTGGCGAAGCTGCTGCCCGATACGGCCGTGCGGATCAGTGATGACGACCAGACGGAGGAAGTGCCCGTCGATCAACTCAACGACGGCGACATGCTCCTGATTCGGCCCGGGGCGAGCATTCCGGCCGACGGCGAAGTGAAAAGTGGCAAGAGCAGCGTCAACGAGGCGATGATCACCGGTGAATCGAAGCCGGTCACCAAGCACGAAGGCGAGTCAGTCATCGCCGGCACGGTCAACGGGGAAGGCTCGCTGCGCGTCGCCGTCACCGGCACGGGCGACAAGACCGCCCTCGCGGGCATCATGCGCCTGGTCGAGCAGGCGCAAAGCTCCCGTTCGCGGGCACAGGCCCTGGCGGATCGGGCAGCGTTCTACCTGACGTTCGTCGCCATCGCCGCCGGCGTGGCCACATTCATCGCATGGCTGGCGTTCGGGGCGGAATTGGATTTCACGATCACCCGCGTGGTGACGGTGCTGGTGATCGCCTGCCCTCATGCACTGGGTTTGGCCGTGCCGTTGGTGGTCGCAATCTCGACGACGCTCGGAGCCCGAAACGGTTTGCTGGTACGCGACCGTCGCGGCTTGGAAGAAGCAAGGAAGCTCGATGCGGTGGTCTTCGACAAGACCGGAACGCTGACGCTGGGCGAGCACCGGGTGATCGACACCGTCGCTGTGGCGAACGTGGATGCCGACGACACGCTGCGCCTGGCCGCGGCGGTCGAGCGCGACTCGGAACATCCCATCGCCCGCGCCCTGCTGGCCAGCGCCAAGGAGCGTGAACTGACGGTGCCCGGGGCACAGGATTTTCAAGCCATCGCCGGCCATGGCGTGCAGGCGACAGTGGATGGGCGGGAGTTGAAGGTCGGTGGCCCGGCATTGCTGCGCAAGTTCGATGTGCAGCCTGACGAAGCGTTGCGTGAGGCGGCCGATCGCTTCGGCGAGAGCGGGCAGGCGGCGATCTACCTGGTCGAAGGCGAGCAGGCGCTGGCGGTGTTCGCTGTGGCCGATGCGATTCGCGAAGAGTCGTACGAGGCGGTGAAGCGGCTGCACGACAACGGCATCGAGGTGGCGATGCTCACCGGCGACTCCGAAGCCGTGGCGAACGCCGTGGCGAAAGAGCTTGGCATCGACACCGTCTTTGCGCAGGTGCTGCCGGAGCAGAAGGCGGAGAAGATCAAGGAATTGCAGGCCCAGGGCAAACGCGTGGCGATGGTTGGCGACGGCGTGAACGACGCGCCGGCCCTGGTCACCGCCGACATCGGCATCGCCATCGGAGCCGGCACGGACGTGGCGGTGGAGGCCGGCGACGTGGTGCTGGTGCGGAGTGATCCGCGAGATGTGCCGCGCATCGTGGCGCTGAGCCGGGCGAGCTATCGCAAGATGGTGCAGAACCTCTGGTGGGCGGCGGGCTACAACATCGTGGCGATTCCGCTGGCCGCGGGCGTGCTGGCGTGGGCGGGCATCCTGCTGGCCCCGGCCGTGGGCGCAATCCTCATGTCCGCGAGCACGGTGATCGTGGCGATCAACGCCCAGTTGCTGCGACGTGTGGAACTCTGA
- a CDS encoding YceI family protein — MTTKTMQTLTGSMIAAIALAATPTLAAPPIRYESDTGHSVLVEGTSNVHDWTGTTDQVRGWIEVPGDWIEQDGELRLEPALQADDATPRIQVQIPTGTLEGNRRGLASNMHSALKVSTHPNVTFALVSLESATAADNGTAWTAIGDLEIAGHSRLLALDLTITPLTNDRLRIDVAKDLLMTDFGIDPPRAMMGMARAADEVQVQISWIVKRQTPQPTVPSDAGSSEHQQAMSSVLDGYEQARAALAAGDQAQAQKALDELAQVVEALAVLDAEALDEAVRSDWSISIARLQGTAANAAEAQSLSASRASFAVLSQAVVGVLNIVGHDQDDAPLAYRHAGQSGLAGSMWLQTNGAARSPYAASNATPQIAAVYVGQANPASE; from the coding sequence ATGACCACGAAAACCATGCAAACGCTAACCGGCAGCATGATCGCCGCCATCGCGCTGGCCGCCACGCCGACGCTCGCCGCGCCGCCGATCCGCTACGAAAGCGACACCGGCCACAGCGTCCTCGTCGAAGGCACGTCCAACGTCCACGACTGGACTGGCACGACCGACCAGGTCCGCGGCTGGATCGAAGTGCCCGGCGACTGGATCGAGCAGGACGGTGAACTCCGTCTCGAACCCGCGTTGCAAGCCGACGACGCCACGCCACGCATCCAGGTGCAGATTCCGACCGGAACGCTGGAAGGCAATCGCCGTGGCCTGGCAAGCAACATGCACTCGGCGTTGAAGGTATCCACCCACCCGAACGTGACCTTCGCACTGGTGTCGCTGGAGAGCGCCACCGCTGCCGACAACGGGACAGCCTGGACAGCCATCGGCGACCTTGAAATCGCAGGCCACAGCCGCCTACTCGCGCTGGACCTGACGATCACACCGCTGACCAACGATCGGCTGCGCATCGACGTGGCCAAGGACCTGCTGATGACCGACTTTGGCATCGACCCACCCCGCGCGATGATGGGCATGGCCCGTGCCGCAGATGAAGTGCAGGTGCAGATCAGCTGGATCGTCAAGCGCCAGACCCCGCAGCCGACCGTGCCAAGCGATGCCGGATCGAGCGAACATCAGCAGGCGATGTCGAGCGTGCTCGACGGTTATGAGCAGGCCCGTGCCGCCCTCGCCGCGGGCGACCAGGCTCAAGCACAAAAGGCGTTGGATGAGTTGGCGCAGGTTGTCGAAGCCTTGGCGGTGCTGGATGCCGAGGCGCTCGACGAAGCCGTGCGGTCGGACTGGAGCATCTCGATCGCTCGCCTTCAGGGAACGGCGGCGAACGCGGCCGAGGCACAATCACTGTCGGCCAGCCGCGCGTCATTCGCCGTACTGTCGCAGGCAGTCGTCGGTGTGTTGAACATCGTCGGGCACGATCAGGACGACGCCCCGTTGGCCTATCGACACGCCGGCCAGAGCGGCCTGGCAGGGTCGATGTGGCTTCAGACAAACGGAGCCGCGCGCTCGCCGTATGCCGCAAGCAACGCGACGCCACAGATCGCTGCCGTCTACGTCGGCCAAGCGAACCCAGCGTCCGAATGA